Proteins encoded in a region of the Aphelocoma coerulescens isolate FSJ_1873_10779 chromosome 28, UR_Acoe_1.0, whole genome shotgun sequence genome:
- the MARCHF2 gene encoding E3 ubiquitin-protein ligase MARCHF2 isoform X1 — protein MTTGDCCHLPGSLCDCPGSAALSKSVEDSDIGRPQYITQVTAKDGRLLSTVIKALGAQSDGPICRICHEGGNGEGLLSPCDCTGTLGTVHKSCLEKWLSSSNTSYCELCHTEFVVERRPRPLTEWLKDPGPRNEKRTLFCDMVCFLFITPLAAISGWLCLRGAQDHLQFNSRLEAIGLIALTIALFTIYVLWTLVSFRYHCQLYSEWRRTNQKVRLMIPASRSPHPVPHSLLSAKLMKKTADETTV, from the exons ATGACGACAGGCGACTGCTGCCACCTCCCCGGCTCCCTCTGCGACTGCCCGGGAAGTGCTGCCCTCTCCAAGTCGGTGGAGGACTCGGACATCGGCCGCCCGCAGTACATCACACAGGTCACCGCCAAGGATGGGCGGCTCCTCTCCACCGTGATCAAGGCGCTGGGCGCCCAGAG TGATGGTCCCATCTGTCGAATCTGTCATGAAGGTGGAAATGGGGAGGGACTGCTTTCCCCATGTGACTGCACAGGAACACTGGGCACCGTGCACAAGAGCTGCCTGGAAAAATGGTTATCCTCCTCCAACACAAGTTACTGTGAGCTCTGCCACACAGAATTTGTTGTAGAGAGAAGACCAAGACCCTTGACAGAG TGGCTGAAGGACCCCGGGCCCCGCAATGAGAAGAGGACGCTGTTCTGTGACATGGTGTGTTTCCTGTTCATCACTCCTCTGGCGGCGATCTCGGGCTGGCTGTGTCTGCGCGGGGCCCAGGACCACTTGCAGTTCAACAGCCGGCTGGAGGCCATCGGACTCATAGCACTCACTATAGCACTTTTCACCATCTACGTCCTTTGGACGCTG GTCTCGTTCCGCTACCACTGCCAGCTGTACTCGGAGTGGCGAAGGACCAACCAGAAAGTCCGCTTGATGATCCCAGCCTCGCGGAGCCCTCACCCTGTGCCCCACTCCCTCCTCTCCGCCAAGCTCATGAAGAAGACCGCAGATGAGACCACCGTCTGA
- the MARCHF2 gene encoding E3 ubiquitin-protein ligase MARCHF2 isoform X3, protein MVSPGCQARDRGARSCHDDRRLLPPPRLPLRLPGKCCPLQVGGGLGHRPPAVHHTGHRQGWAAPLHRDQGAGRPEWLKDPGPRNEKRTLFCDMVCFLFITPLAAISGWLCLRGAQDHLQFNSRLEAIGLIALTIALFTIYVLWTLVSFRYHCQLYSEWRRTNQKVRLMIPASRSPHPVPHSLLSAKLMKKTADETTV, encoded by the exons GTCTCCCGGGTGCCAGGCCCGGGACAGAGGGGCCCGGAGCTGCCATGACGACAGGCGACTGCTGCCACCTCCCCGGCTCCCTCTGCGACTGCCCGGGAAGTGCTGCCCTCTCCAAGTCGGTGGAGGACTCGGACATCGGCCGCCCGCAGTACATCACACAGGTCACCGCCAAGGATGGGCGGCTCCTCTCCACCGTGATCAAGGCGCTGGGCGCCCAGAG TGGCTGAAGGACCCCGGGCCCCGCAATGAGAAGAGGACGCTGTTCTGTGACATGGTGTGTTTCCTGTTCATCACTCCTCTGGCGGCGATCTCGGGCTGGCTGTGTCTGCGCGGGGCCCAGGACCACTTGCAGTTCAACAGCCGGCTGGAGGCCATCGGACTCATAGCACTCACTATAGCACTTTTCACCATCTACGTCCTTTGGACGCTG GTCTCGTTCCGCTACCACTGCCAGCTGTACTCGGAGTGGCGAAGGACCAACCAGAAAGTCCGCTTGATGATCCCAGCCTCGCGGAGCCCTCACCCTGTGCCCCACTCCCTCCTCTCCGCCAAGCTCATGAAGAAGACCGCAGATGAGACCACCGTCTGA